A genomic stretch from Marinimicrobium sp. C6131 includes:
- a CDS encoding tryptophan halogenase family protein, whose product MNHSIKNVLIVGGGSSGWMAAAVLARFFSKQIKIQLVESSEIGTVGVGEATIPPIRTFNDVLGIKEADFLKQTMGTIKLGIQFENWNQPGDSYMHAFGEIGRNLGVAGFHHYWLKARQAGVAEDFWRYSLNEQAARHNRFAPMETIPGTQFPGLTHAYHLDAGLYAQMLRAYSEKLGVKRIDGKIQTVDKDPESGDIAAVQLESGERLAADLFIDCSGFRALLIGEALDVDYEDWSHWLPCDRALAVPSEAAETITPYTRAIAHEGGWQWRIPLQHRTGNGLVYSHRHLSDDEAAHTLLSNLDTPALADPRPIRFKTGRRVQQWCQNVVSLGLSSGFLEPLESTSLHLVQQGLTRLIKLFPRNGIQPSDIEEYNRQSQIEFEKIRDFIILHYHLNSKTDSPFWRMCREAPKPESLLRRIDLFAGSGRVFREQDELFSETAWEQVMIGQGITPQDYHPLVDNLEDQQLREFMNSWQRIVDKTVAQMPSHNDFIASIK is encoded by the coding sequence GTGAATCATTCCATAAAAAACGTACTGATTGTGGGCGGGGGCTCGTCCGGTTGGATGGCGGCCGCCGTGCTGGCCCGATTTTTCAGCAAACAGATAAAGATTCAACTGGTGGAGTCGAGTGAAATCGGCACCGTGGGTGTTGGCGAGGCCACGATTCCCCCCATCAGAACCTTCAATGACGTATTGGGTATAAAGGAAGCCGACTTCCTGAAGCAGACCATGGGCACCATCAAACTCGGCATTCAGTTTGAGAACTGGAACCAACCGGGTGATAGCTATATGCACGCCTTCGGTGAAATCGGGCGCAACCTGGGCGTTGCCGGTTTTCATCACTATTGGCTGAAAGCCCGACAGGCGGGGGTGGCCGAAGATTTCTGGCGGTACTCGCTCAACGAACAGGCCGCTCGGCATAACCGCTTTGCTCCCATGGAAACCATTCCCGGCACTCAGTTCCCTGGGCTTACCCACGCGTATCACCTTGATGCCGGACTGTATGCACAGATGTTGCGCGCCTACAGCGAAAAGCTCGGCGTCAAGCGCATTGATGGCAAAATTCAGACGGTCGACAAGGATCCCGAATCCGGCGATATCGCCGCCGTTCAGCTCGAATCCGGTGAGCGTCTGGCAGCGGATCTGTTTATCGACTGCTCGGGTTTTCGCGCGCTGTTGATCGGCGAAGCACTGGATGTCGACTACGAGGACTGGAGTCACTGGCTGCCCTGTGATCGCGCCCTTGCGGTTCCCAGCGAAGCAGCAGAAACCATCACGCCGTATACCCGGGCCATCGCCCACGAGGGTGGCTGGCAATGGCGAATCCCGCTCCAGCATCGCACGGGTAACGGCCTGGTCTACAGCCACCGCCACCTGAGCGACGATGAGGCGGCGCATACCCTGTTGTCCAACCTGGACACCCCCGCGCTGGCGGACCCTCGCCCCATCCGTTTTAAAACCGGACGCCGGGTTCAGCAGTGGTGCCAGAACGTCGTGTCCCTGGGCCTGTCCAGCGGCTTTCTGGAGCCTCTGGAATCCACCAGCCTGCACCTGGTTCAGCAGGGGCTGACCCGACTGATCAAACTGTTCCCACGCAACGGCATACAGCCGAGCGATATTGAGGAGTACAACCGGCAGTCGCAGATCGAGTTCGAAAAAATCCGCGACTTCATCATCCTGCACTATCACCTGAACAGCAAAACCGACAGCCCCTTCTGGCGCATGTGCCGTGAGGCGCCCAAGCCGGAATCACTGCTCCGACGAATTGACCTGTTTGCCGGCTCGGGGCGGGTGTTTCGCGAACAGGACGAACTGTTCAGCGAAACCGCCTGGGAGCAGGTGATGATCGGCCAGGGCATTACGCCACAGGACTACCACCCGCTGGTAGACAACCTTGAAGACCAACAACTGCGCGAGTTTATGAATTCCTGGCAGCGGATTGTCGACAAAACCGTCGCCCAGATGCCCTCTCACAACGACTTTATTGCCTCAATCAAGTAG
- a CDS encoding glycoside hydrolase family 13 protein, whose product MIRLTLFLTLLLGIPAALADPIDRVEPPFWWAGMHNSNLQLMIHGDRIAQWSVSLEHPRVSLTEVHRVESENYLFVDLDVRNTFRGGIVTLQFVHENGDAFQHDYAFHTRRKDSADRNGFNTTDAIYLITPDRFANGDPSNDSLAELKEAANRDSSVGRHGGDLDGMIQHLDYIADMGFTAIWPTPMLENDQAEYSYHGYSITDFYRVDPRFGDNEDYRQLSLQGKAKGVGLIQDMILNHIGSGHWWMDDLPTDDWLNFQGEFVPTTHYRTSVQDPYAADIDKQEFADGWFVKSMPDLNQRNPLVANYLIQNSIWWIEYADLYGIRTDTYSYSDKDFLTEWTRRIMAEYPNFNIVGEEWSTNPNVVSYWQRGKDNKDGYVSYLPSVMDFPMYDALRTALTEDEAWDRGLIRVYETLADDNLYADPMSLVIFAENHDTSRLYSLIDEDLERFNIAMTLLATMRGTPQFFYGSEVLATSPKTRDDGAVRSDFPGGWAGDTRNGFTGEGLTDTQRSAQAYLRQLLNWRQDQEAIHHGDLLHFAPHNGVYVFARYTGEQRILVAINHTGETRQLSNERYAQAIDGHRSGTDVLSGETLSLDNDLTLEPMSARILELH is encoded by the coding sequence ATGATACGCCTGACCTTGTTCCTTACCCTGCTCCTTGGAATACCCGCCGCGCTTGCCGACCCCATTGACCGCGTGGAGCCACCGTTCTGGTGGGCGGGCATGCACAATTCCAACCTGCAGCTGATGATTCACGGTGACCGGATTGCCCAGTGGTCTGTGAGCCTGGAGCATCCCCGGGTCTCGCTGACTGAAGTGCACCGCGTCGAGAGTGAAAACTACCTGTTTGTCGATCTTGACGTTCGCAATACCTTCCGGGGCGGGATCGTCACCCTGCAGTTTGTCCATGAAAACGGCGATGCCTTCCAGCATGACTACGCGTTCCACACCCGCCGAAAAGACTCCGCCGACCGCAACGGCTTTAACACGACGGATGCCATCTACCTGATCACCCCGGATCGTTTTGCCAATGGCGACCCGAGCAATGACAGCCTGGCCGAGCTCAAAGAGGCCGCGAACCGGGACAGCAGCGTCGGTCGTCACGGCGGCGACCTGGACGGCATGATCCAGCATCTGGATTACATTGCGGACATGGGCTTTACCGCCATCTGGCCAACTCCCATGCTGGAAAATGATCAGGCCGAGTATTCCTACCACGGCTATTCCATTACCGATTTCTATCGGGTAGATCCGCGCTTTGGTGACAATGAGGACTATCGCCAGCTCAGCCTGCAAGGCAAAGCCAAAGGCGTGGGTCTGATTCAGGATATGATTCTCAACCATATTGGGTCCGGTCACTGGTGGATGGACGACCTGCCCACCGACGACTGGCTGAACTTTCAGGGCGAATTCGTCCCCACCACCCATTACCGGACCAGCGTTCAGGATCCTTACGCGGCGGACATCGATAAACAGGAGTTTGCCGACGGTTGGTTTGTGAAATCCATGCCAGACCTGAACCAACGCAACCCACTGGTCGCCAATTACCTGATTCAGAACAGCATCTGGTGGATCGAGTACGCCGATCTTTATGGCATCCGTACCGATACCTATTCCTACTCCGACAAGGATTTCCTGACCGAGTGGACCCGCCGCATCATGGCGGAATACCCCAACTTCAATATTGTCGGTGAGGAGTGGAGCACCAATCCCAATGTGGTGTCCTATTGGCAGCGCGGCAAAGACAATAAAGACGGTTATGTGTCCTATCTTCCCAGCGTAATGGATTTCCCCATGTACGACGCCCTGCGCACCGCACTGACGGAAGACGAAGCCTGGGACCGGGGTTTGATTCGCGTCTACGAAACCCTGGCGGACGACAATCTCTACGCGGACCCGATGAGCCTGGTCATTTTTGCCGAGAACCACGATACCAGCCGACTGTACAGCCTGATTGATGAGGACCTGGAGCGGTTCAATATCGCCATGACCCTGCTGGCCACAATGCGCGGAACCCCTCAATTCTTTTACGGTTCGGAAGTGCTCGCCACCAGCCCGAAGACCCGGGACGACGGCGCCGTGCGCAGTGACTTTCCCGGCGGTTGGGCCGGAGATACGCGCAACGGGTTCACCGGCGAAGGCCTGACGGATACCCAACGTTCTGCTCAGGCATACCTCCGTCAGTTACTCAACTGGCGGCAGGACCAGGAGGCCATTCACCACGGCGACCTTCTGCACTTTGCCCCCCACAACGGCGTTTATGTGTTTGCCCGCTACACCGGGGAGCAGCGCATTCTGGTGGCGATCAATCACACCGGGGAGACCCGTCAACTCTCTAACGAGCGTTACGCACAGGCCATCGATGGTCACCGTTCAGGTACCGATGTCCTGAGCGGCGAAACCCTGTCCCTGGATAACGACCTGACACTCGAGCCGATGAGCGCCCGCATTCTGGAACTGCACTGA
- a CDS encoding alpha-amylase family protein gives MKKPWIATALLASLAGCAQSPKPIDSTDSPEPNAGKPVVYQMFTRLFGNTETTNKPWGTLEENGVGKFADITDTALRELNALGATHIWYTGVPHHAVINDYTDYGISLDDPDVVKGRAGSPYAVKDYYNVNPDLADNPAQRLAEFEALIERTHDNGLKVIIDIVPNHVARDYDSISRPEGVDNLGARDDDSVTYARDNQFYYVVGERFRVPEPEGGYQPLGGDDHPLADGLFAENPAKWTGNGARAAQPDFNDWYETVKINYGVRPDGTYDFPRLPDDYAERSIQAHHAYWQEQDLPDSWYKMRDIAHYWLDKGVDGFRYDMAEMVPVEFWSFLNASIKVKYPDAFLLAEIYNPDAYRDYIHLGKMDYLYAKVDIYDTLKPIMRDEAGTDTLPPVRDALADIDQHMLLFLENHDEQRIAHPEFSGDAQKGKPAMVVSALWGRGPAMIYFGQEVGEDADEDAGFGKASRTTIFDYWGVPAHQRWMNDGAFDGGQLREEEAALREFYQRVLRLAREEPAADGQIMDLHDHQRQYSNRYTDELYTWARWSGSQRWLLVSHFGDQAATEVALKLPRELIAEWQLVPGQYTLRDRLDSDRTATLTVNEQGAGTVIHLEPLSSAVLELER, from the coding sequence ATGAAAAAACCCTGGATCGCCACGGCGCTTCTGGCCTCATTGGCCGGATGCGCCCAGTCGCCCAAACCGATCGACAGTACGGATAGCCCGGAACCCAATGCCGGCAAACCCGTCGTCTATCAGATGTTCACCCGCCTGTTCGGGAATACCGAGACCACCAACAAGCCCTGGGGCACTCTCGAGGAAAACGGCGTCGGCAAATTCGCTGACATCACCGATACCGCGCTTCGGGAGTTGAACGCACTGGGGGCGACTCATATCTGGTACACCGGCGTACCCCATCATGCCGTGATCAACGACTACACCGATTACGGCATTTCCCTGGATGACCCGGACGTGGTCAAAGGCCGCGCCGGCTCACCTTATGCGGTCAAGGATTATTACAACGTCAACCCGGATCTGGCCGACAACCCGGCGCAGCGCCTGGCGGAATTCGAAGCGCTGATTGAACGTACTCACGACAACGGCCTGAAGGTCATTATCGACATTGTTCCCAACCACGTGGCCAGGGATTACGATTCCATCAGCCGCCCGGAGGGCGTCGATAACCTCGGTGCCCGGGATGATGACTCTGTCACCTATGCCCGTGACAACCAGTTCTACTATGTGGTCGGCGAACGCTTCAGAGTCCCCGAGCCCGAGGGCGGCTACCAACCCCTGGGCGGCGATGACCACCCGCTCGCCGATGGCCTGTTCGCGGAAAACCCGGCCAAATGGACCGGTAATGGCGCCCGTGCCGCCCAGCCGGATTTCAATGACTGGTATGAAACCGTAAAGATCAATTACGGGGTAAGACCCGACGGTACCTACGACTTCCCCCGCCTGCCGGACGACTATGCCGAGCGGTCGATCCAGGCTCATCACGCTTACTGGCAGGAACAGGACCTGCCGGACTCCTGGTATAAAATGCGCGACATTGCCCACTATTGGCTGGACAAAGGCGTCGACGGTTTCCGGTACGACATGGCGGAAATGGTACCGGTGGAATTCTGGAGCTTTCTGAACGCCTCCATCAAAGTGAAATACCCCGACGCCTTTCTGCTTGCGGAAATTTACAATCCGGACGCCTACCGCGATTACATTCACCTGGGGAAGATGGACTACCTCTACGCCAAGGTGGATATCTACGATACGCTGAAACCCATCATGCGCGACGAAGCCGGTACCGATACCCTGCCTCCGGTGCGCGACGCGCTCGCGGACATCGATCAGCACATGCTGCTGTTTCTCGAGAACCACGATGAGCAACGCATTGCCCACCCGGAATTTTCGGGCGACGCACAAAAAGGCAAGCCGGCCATGGTGGTTTCCGCGCTCTGGGGACGGGGCCCGGCGATGATCTATTTCGGACAGGAAGTGGGCGAAGACGCCGATGAAGATGCCGGTTTCGGCAAAGCCAGCCGGACCACCATTTTCGACTACTGGGGCGTGCCCGCCCACCAACGCTGGATGAACGACGGCGCTTTCGACGGTGGCCAGCTCAGAGAGGAAGAGGCCGCGCTGCGCGAATTTTACCAGCGTGTTTTACGTCTGGCACGGGAGGAGCCCGCCGCCGACGGGCAGATCATGGACCTGCACGACCATCAGCGCCAGTACAGCAATCGCTACACCGACGAGCTTTACACCTGGGCCCGTTGGTCGGGTTCACAGCGGTGGTTGCTTGTCAGTCATTTTGGCGATCAGGCGGCAACCGAAGTGGCACTGAAGCTGCCGCGCGAACTGATCGCTGAGTGGCAGTTGGTGCCGGGGCAGTACACACTTCGGGATCGGCTCGACTCAGATCGGACCGCGACCCTGACCGTGAACGAGCAGGGCGCGGGTACCGTGATCCACCTGGAGCCACTGTCATCTGCCGTGCTGGAACTTGAGCGTTAG
- a CDS encoding alpha/beta hydrolase: MKVLLPLGCFVMLLTGCVSAAPEHRLIDEGLSFGTLHRYEAFPSAEVPARIVDVWLPPGYPHTGQRHPVIYAQDGQNLFRAEESYGGEEWGLDETLARLASESDIALPIVVAIWNTPERFAEYMPEQAQTQGAVSMGIHGVPDVAQSALRADAYLRFLVEEVKPFIDRHYATRTDLKHTTIMGSSMGGLLSAYAVAEHPEVFGAAACLSSHWPAGDGAVVRYLETHLPEPGVHRWYFDHGTETLDAAYGPYQRDMDRIMAAKGYRRGADWQSLRFDGAPHSEAAWRARLEIPLRFLLNID, from the coding sequence ATGAAAGTATTGTTACCGCTCGGGTGCTTTGTAATGCTACTGACCGGGTGCGTGTCCGCCGCGCCCGAGCATCGACTGATTGATGAGGGGCTTTCGTTCGGAACGCTTCATCGTTATGAGGCGTTTCCCTCTGCCGAAGTGCCGGCCCGTATAGTCGATGTCTGGCTGCCGCCGGGGTATCCACACACTGGCCAACGCCATCCGGTTATTTACGCGCAGGACGGCCAGAACCTGTTTCGAGCGGAGGAATCCTACGGTGGTGAGGAATGGGGGCTGGATGAAACCCTGGCGCGTCTGGCAAGCGAGTCCGATATCGCGCTTCCGATTGTAGTGGCCATCTGGAACACGCCGGAGCGATTTGCCGAATACATGCCTGAACAGGCGCAGACTCAGGGCGCGGTATCCATGGGCATTCACGGCGTTCCGGATGTGGCGCAGTCAGCGTTGCGGGCCGATGCTTATCTGCGTTTCCTCGTTGAGGAAGTGAAGCCGTTTATCGACCGGCACTACGCTACCAGAACGGACCTCAAGCATACCACCATCATGGGCTCGAGCATGGGGGGCTTGCTGTCGGCCTATGCCGTTGCCGAGCACCCGGAGGTCTTTGGCGCCGCGGCCTGCCTGTCGAGCCATTGGCCCGCCGGCGACGGTGCCGTGGTCCGGTATCTTGAAACCCATCTGCCGGAGCCGGGCGTCCACCGTTGGTACTTCGATCACGGCACTGAAACGCTGGATGCGGCCTACGGTCCCTATCAGCGGGACATGGACCGGATCATGGCGGCCAAAGGCTATCGGCGTGGTGCAGACTGGCAGAGTCTTCGCTTTGACGGCGCGCCCCACAGTGAAGCGGCGTGGCGCGCCCGGCTGGAAATTCCGCTGCGGTTTCTGCTGAATATCGACTAA